Part of the Pseudomonadota bacterium genome is shown below.
TGCCGATCAACACGTTTTCACCCGGTGCCATCGCACGGCTGTTTTTTGCCGGAACGACACTGATTTCGCCACCGCATGCACCCTTGCCGACGCCGTCGTTGCAGGTGCCTTCGTGTCGCATCCGGATGCCATCGTTGCAGAACGCGGCGTAGCTCTGGCCGGCCGATTCGCGCGTGTGAACGTGCAGTGTGCCCGGGGCGAGGCTGCGCCGACCGCGGTCGTCGGTGTGCACCGCCGGGTGCTGCACGTCGCGATCGGTGTAGTTCAGCAGGCGTTCGATGTCGATCGACAGTTGACCACCGACGCTCTTGTCGCTGTTGTCGAGCGTCACAGGCCCGAGGTCGACGTGGTCGGACGCGGTGTCGAAGAGCGCGTGACGTGCCGTCTCGATGAGCATGTCGTCGACGCGGTAGTTGCGCTCCAGGTAGGTCGGGTTTTCGACCGCTGTCTCCGGCACATGCACCAGCATACGGCGCAAGTCCATCTGACCCACCGAGGCCGGGTGGTCGAGCAGGTGCAGCAGGTCAGCCCGGCCACGCGCCTCGTCGAGTGAGCGCAGTCCGAGCGAGGCCAGAATGCGCCGGACGTCGTGCGCGATGTTCAGCAGGTACTGTGCAAGCGCGCGCGGGTCGCCGTCGAAGGCCTCGGGGTTGGTGGTCAGTCCGGCCGGGCATTTGATGTTGCAGTTCTTGGCCATGACGCACTTCAGCATCATCAGGGCACTGGTGCCGAACTCAAAGGAGTCACCGCCGAGCAGACAGGCCTTGACAACGTCCGAGCCCGTCTGGATGGCACCCGAGCACCGGAGTTGCACTTTCTGACGAATGCGGTTGGCGCAGAGTGCCTGATGCACCTCGGCAATGCCGAGTTCGGCGGCGCGCCCGGTGTACTTCAGCGAGGTGACCGCCGCAGCGCCGGTGCCCCCGGTGTTGCCGGCGACATTGATCACATCGGCACCGGCCTTGGCGACGCCAACGGCGATGGTGCCAATGCCCTCGGAGCTCACGAGCTTGACGATCACCCGCACGCGCGCGGCCTTGGCGTCGTGTATGAGCTGGGCGAGGTCTTCGATCGAGTAGGTGTCGTGGTGCGGGGGTGGTGAGATCAGCTCGACACCGGGCGTGCCGCCGCGCGCCGCGGCAATTTCCACCGTGACCTTGGGCGCGGGCAACTGGCCGCCCTCGCCGGGCTTCGCACCCTGGCCAATCTTGATTTCGATCTCGCTGAGGTTCGGGTCGGCGAGGTAGCCCGCCCAGACGCCGAATCGGCCCGAGGCAAACTGCTTGATGCGGCTCGAGCGTATCGTGCCGAAACGGGAGATGTGCTCGCCGCCCTCGCCGCAATTCGACATGCCGCCGACCATGTTGGTGCCGTGCGCAACAGCCTCGTGGGCCGCCGCCACGAGCGCGCCGTGCGACATCGCACCCGAGGCGAGTCGGGGGGTGATCTCGGAAGCCGGTTGCACCTGCTCCAGCGGCACCGGGTCGGTGCCGGCGCGCAACCGCGAGATGTAGTCCTCGGCCGAGCCGTCACACTCGACCACCAGGCCACCGCCTGCGAGCCAGTGGCCGCGAATGTCGTCACCAAAGCGTTCCACCAGTGACTGCGCCAGCGCGTCGAGACGCGCCAGTTGGTGGGCCGGATTGCCAGTCAGCATCAGGCGGTAGTGGCCGGCCTCAAGCGGCTCGATGGCGAGTCCGCGAATGACGAAATCGAGGTTGCCCGCGCGGTTGAACAACATCATCTCGCGCTTGATGTCCTCGACCGAATTCAGGTGTGTGATGTCGGCTGGAAACGCGAGCACATCGCGCAGGGCGGCCGGGCGTCGGTGGCGCTCGCGCGCCATCGCACGGGCAAACTCACGGTAGCCCGGTGTCATCGAGAAACCGTCGATCTGCTCGGTGGTCAGGCGTTCGAAGCTGGTGTTGACGTAACCGGATTCATCAAGCCCGAAGGCGTCGTGCATCTGATTCAGCGTGAGCAAGCGCATCGGATCGATCGCGTCCTCGGCCTCGGCCGACGGACCCTGTATGCCGATGCGCTCCTCGGTCAGGTCGACAAAGCCGCGCACCGCACGGGTGCCAAAGGAATGGCCCGCGCCCTCCGCACGCTCCTTGAAGAGGCCCAGCATCGGTATGTCATCGAGTGTGTCGACGTCGCAGGCGCGCAGGTGCCAATCGAGCGTCGACTGGGCGATGCGGGCGAACTGCACACCGCCGACCGGCGATGTCATGTTGGGGAAGTAGCGTTTCAACACCGGCGAGTGGGTGTCGAGAAAGTTGGGCTCGAAGAATTCACCGCCTGAGTAGCTCTCGACCGTGCACAAACCGACCTTGCCCAGCGTTTTCATCAACGCTTTCTCTGCCGCTTTGGCAAAGCGCGCGTAGGCGGCGTTGGTGTCGCCCGCGTGGTTCAGACTGGCGCGTGCGTGCACGCTCGAGGCATAGACCGCGCTGGCACCGAAGCCAAGCGCGACGGCGATGTGGTGCGAGGACGCGATCTGACCGCTCTCAACCACCAGTGAGACACGGAACCGAAGCCCTTCTTCGATCAGCGCCTGGTTAACGGCGGAGACGGCAAGTGCGAGTGGAATGGCGGCGCGCGTGCGTTGCAGGCCGGAGTCGGAGAGCACGACGATACCGCCCTGCTCACGCGCGAGTGCGACCACCTCCGCGGCGAGCGTGTCGATGGCCTCGACCAACGCGGTCTCGTTGGCGTGCGCGTCGTTTTCCACCGGCGCGAACAGCATGTCGGCTGTGGTGCAGGGCGTGTCCGATTGCGTCTTGAGGCGCGACAGTTGCGCCAGGCTCAGCACCGGCGAGTCGATGACGATCTGTTTTTGCGCAACCCCGTCACCGTGCGGTTTCGCGCCCAGTGCGACCCGCATGGTCATGCCATCGGCCTCACGGATCGAGTCGAGCGGCGGGTTGGTCACCTGGGCAAACCGCTGGCTGAAGTACTTCGCCATGCCGCCCTCGGTGTCGTTCAGCGCGTTGATTGCGTTGCCATAGCCCATTGCCGACACTTTCTCCGCGCCGGTCTCGAGCATCGGGTCCATCAGGAACCGGAACGTTTCCTGGTTGTGGCAAAAACCGACGAAACGGCCCGCGTCGCTGAGGTCCGATTCGGTCGGTGGTTCGGGCGTCGTGTCTCCCGCGACACTGACGTCGTCCAGGTGCACCTGCGCCGCAGCGAGCAGGGCATCGTAGTCTCGCTCGTTGGCCAAACGCGCGAGACCGGCGCGACTGTCGTAGACGCGTTTGTGGGCGTGGTCGTAGTAGAGCATCCCGCCGGCTTCGATGCGACCGCGTCGGATGACCGACTCGGGCGGGAAGCTGATCTGACCTGCCTCGGACGTGACGACGAGGTAGGTGTCGGTCTCGACGCTGCGCAAGGGCCGCAAGCCGAGCCGATCGAGCCGTGCGCCAACAATCGTCCCGTTGCCGAAAATGAGCGCAGCCGGGCCGTCGTTCTTTTCCTCGTACAGTGAGAAGTAGGCGAGCATGTTGCGCACCTTGTCTGGCACGCTGCGGTCGTTTTCCCACGCCGGTGGCATCATCGATACCACCGCCGTGACGATGTCCATGCCGTCACCGTGCACCCGACTGTTGAGCGTCTGGTCGAAGCGGCAGCTGTCCGACTGGCCTTTGGGTCTGAAGATCTTGCGGTCGCGCGCTTTGGCCACCGCAGCATCCGACAGGCGGTTCTTCTTGTCGGTGTTCAATTCGCCGTTGTGCGCCATCAGGCGAAACGGTTGCGCCATCGACGGGTGTGGGTCGGTGTTGGTGGAAAAGCGCGTGTGGAAAAACACCGTGTGCACGGCGTGATCCGGGTTGCTGAGGTCGGCGAAATACGGGATCACTTCCCACGAATTCAGGCGACCTTTGAGCACTTGTGTCGAAGCGGAGAACGAGAGCGGGTAGAACCCGATCAGCGATTCGTCCACGTAGGCGGTGGCCTCGATCTCCAACAGCACCGCATGCAACAGCGGTTCGACGCGGTCCTGTGCAAGACCCCCCGGCAGGTGAAACACCCACTGCACAATCGGCAGTTGCAAGTCCACGCCTCTGGGCTCGATTGCGGCGTTGTCGACCGGCACGTCGCGACGCGTCAGCACCTGGAGGTCGTGTTTGCCGAGCAGTGATTCGATGAGGTCTGTGGCGTACGCCCGCTTTTTCGGGTTGGCCGGCAAGAAGAAGTTGCCCACGCCGAAGCTGCCCACGCGCAGCGTGCGCTGCGTCAGCTTGGAGAAAAACGCCGACGACAGGTCGACGCACACACCCGCGCCGTCACCGACGCCGGTCGATGACATGCCGCCGCGGTGCGGCACGGCGCACAACGCCTCGTGCGCTTTGCGCAACACGTCGTGGTGTTGTTCGCTGTCCTTGCGCGTGATGAAACCAACGCCACACGCGCTGTGGCCGAAAGCCGGATCGAACAGGGTCGGTTGTGGGTTCGCTGTGGGACTCAAGGGTGTCTGCTGTCGGGTGGCCGTGCGCCCGTCTTCTGTGGTCGACCGAACAACATACACAAAACGTGAATGAGAATCATTCTTGGTTATTGCATGAACCGAATTGGGCGGTGATTCCAGACAATTTGCTACCGGAATGCGGCTTATCCGGCACCATTGTGCAGGTCATGTGCCCGGCGGTCACGAGACGGGGGTGCGGGCTGCGGTCGCGTTGGCA
Proteins encoded:
- a CDS encoding glutamate synthase-related protein; the encoded protein is MSPTANPQPTLFDPAFGHSACGVGFITRKDSEQHHDVLRKAHEALCAVPHRGGMSSTGVGDGAGVCVDLSSAFFSKLTQRTLRVGSFGVGNFFLPANPKKRAYATDLIESLLGKHDLQVLTRRDVPVDNAAIEPRGVDLQLPIVQWVFHLPGGLAQDRVEPLLHAVLLEIEATAYVDESLIGFYPLSFSASTQVLKGRLNSWEVIPYFADLSNPDHAVHTVFFHTRFSTNTDPHPSMAQPFRLMAHNGELNTDKKNRLSDAAVAKARDRKIFRPKGQSDSCRFDQTLNSRVHGDGMDIVTAVVSMMPPAWENDRSVPDKVRNMLAYFSLYEEKNDGPAALIFGNGTIVGARLDRLGLRPLRSVETDTYLVVTSEAGQISFPPESVIRRGRIEAGGMLYYDHAHKRVYDSRAGLARLANERDYDALLAAAQVHLDDVSVAGDTTPEPPTESDLSDAGRFVGFCHNQETFRFLMDPMLETGAEKVSAMGYGNAINALNDTEGGMAKYFSQRFAQVTNPPLDSIREADGMTMRVALGAKPHGDGVAQKQIVIDSPVLSLAQLSRLKTQSDTPCTTADMLFAPVENDAHANETALVEAIDTLAAEVVALAREQGGIVVLSDSGLQRTRAAIPLALAVSAVNQALIEEGLRFRVSLVVESGQIASSHHIAVALGFGASAVYASSVHARASLNHAGDTNAAYARFAKAAEKALMKTLGKVGLCTVESYSGGEFFEPNFLDTHSPVLKRYFPNMTSPVGGVQFARIAQSTLDWHLRACDVDTLDDIPMLGLFKERAEGAGHSFGTRAVRGFVDLTEERIGIQGPSAEAEDAIDPMRLLTLNQMHDAFGLDESGYVNTSFERLTTEQIDGFSMTPGYREFARAMARERHRRPAALRDVLAFPADITHLNSVEDIKREMMLFNRAGNLDFVIRGLAIEPLEAGHYRLMLTGNPAHQLARLDALAQSLVERFGDDIRGHWLAGGGLVVECDGSAEDYISRLRAGTDPVPLEQVQPASEITPRLASGAMSHGALVAAAHEAVAHGTNMVGGMSNCGEGGEHISRFGTIRSSRIKQFASGRFGVWAGYLADPNLSEIEIKIGQGAKPGEGGQLPAPKVTVEIAAARGGTPGVELISPPPHHDTYSIEDLAQLIHDAKAARVRVIVKLVSSEGIGTIAVGVAKAGADVINVAGNTGGTGAAAVTSLKYTGRAAELGIAEVHQALCANRIRQKVQLRCSGAIQTGSDVVKACLLGGDSFEFGTSALMMLKCVMAKNCNIKCPAGLTTNPEAFDGDPRALAQYLLNIAHDVRRILASLGLRSLDEARGRADLLHLLDHPASVGQMDLRRMLVHVPETAVENPTYLERNYRVDDMLIETARHALFDTASDHVDLGPVTLDNSDKSVGGQLSIDIERLLNYTDRDVQHPAVHTDDRGRRSLAPGTLHVHTRESAGQSYAAFCNDGIRMRHEGTCNDGVGKGACGGEISVVPAKNSRAMAPGENVLIGNFALFGATGGRLFVAGEAGDRFAVRNSGATAVVEGVGDFCCEYMTNGTVLNLGGYAKGFGNGMSGGFAYQYDPNRQFAESVSHDSVLTGRLSDGDAMADTHAQAVQTLLRWHHEATGSPLAERLLADWDTCKADVVWVMPRALLQYQDAGEILAAKTAKALLEELAAALSAHQIARLKRAWKDRLPLLDGRAPLEELGDSVSMYPLLNTWTVLDMALEIARKRVGADSEPTLLQRHVRNLVMTEDFGLCQQLLKHARAALATYDQTQLAVLIADKRLRDFTTALRQRSVRSVDSPATYGWILHQQQSNRAKLDRIPDFEELFAGHALPQRVQRLGAVT